In Parasteatoda tepidariorum isolate YZ-2023 chromosome 2, CAS_Ptep_4.0, whole genome shotgun sequence, one DNA window encodes the following:
- the LOC107449752 gene encoding guanylate kinase isoform X4, producing the protein MIVNTLTKLVSSRKSFISLLSNCEKNITTSLKLLSTKYPMDTGNSFITNPYENGIVDFKKGNLKWYTKETDSSLPRPVVICGPSGSGKSTLLGMLMAEYKDCIEFSISHTTRSPRPGEKHGQHYYFVDKSEIEDAIARGGFLEYTEFSGNYYGTSKSEINRIQNKGKLCFLDLEINGVKNIRKTSLKPRFIFIKPPSLEVLEERLRGRNTETEESLRKRLNRAKEELVYGEAPGNFDFVIVNDDAEKACEELKNYLRSDLEMLKNQNQ; encoded by the exons atgattgtAAACACTTTAACGAAATTAGTTTCTTCCCGTAAATCCTTCATTTCCCTTTTATCAAActgcgaaaaaaatattacaacttCCTTAAAACTTCTCTCTACAAAATATCCCATGGATACAGGAAACTCCTTCATTACAAATCCCTACGAAAATGgaattgttgattttaaaaaag GTAATCTGAAATGGTACACAAAGGAAACAGATTCCTCCCTTCCTCGACCAGTGGTCATCTGCGGACCTTCTGGCAGTGGAAAGTCTACTCTTTTGGGAATGTTGATGGCTGAATACAAAGACTGCATTGAATTTAGCATTTCAC ATACTACAAGATCACCAAGACCTGGAGAGAAGCATGGTCAAC attattattttgttgataaatccGAAATTGAAGATGCCATAGCCAGAGGTGGTTTTCTGGAATATACAGAATTTTCGGGCAATTATTATGGAACTTC aaaaagtgagATCAACAGAATTCAGAATAAAGGGAAGTTGTGCTTTTTGGATCTTGAAATTAATGGTGTAAAAAACATAAGGAAGACCAGCCTGAAACCCAGATTCATTTTCATCAAGCCTCCTAGCCTTGAAGTCCTC gaagAGAGATTAAGAGGTAGAAATACAGAAACTGAGGAAAGTCTCAGAAAGCGATTAAACAGAGCTAAAGAAGAGCTTGTTTATG gagAGGCACctggaaattttgattttgtgataGTCAATGATGATGCTGAAAAAGCTTGTGAagagctgaaaaattatttgcgttca GATCTTGAAATGCTGAAGAATCAGAATCAGTAG
- the LOC107449752 gene encoding guanylate kinase isoform X1, with amino-acid sequence MPNRERTFGIPAPKRIINLKIVCPREAGVLRSLWSSVISAACENKYRGRMTFGIERTYKRVCLRNDHLVQRGTSEKMASTMQAIPVHNSANLHDFPWNCRYPRNSDWFFGNLKWYTKETDSSLPRPVVICGPSGSGKSTLLGMLMAEYKDCIEFSISHTTRSPRPGEKHGQHYYFVDKSEIEDAIARGGFLEYTEFSGNYYGTSKSEINRIQNKGKLCFLDLEINGVKNIRKTSLKPRFIFIKPPSLEVLEERLRGRNTETEESLRKRLNRAKEELVYGEAPGNFDFVIVNDDAEKACEELKNYLRSDLEMLKNQNQ; translated from the exons ATGCCCAACCGTGAGAGAACTTTTGGAATCCCCGCCCCcaaaagaatcataaatttaaaaatcgtttgtCCACGTGAAGCCGGCGTGCTTAGGTCTTTGTGGTCAAGCGTAATCAGTGCTGCCTGCGAGAATAAATATCGGGGGAGAATGACGTTCGGAATAGAGCGTACTTACAAACGAGTTTGCTTACGAAACGATCATTTGGTTCAACGTGGTACATCCGAAAAGATGGCGTCTACTATGCAAGCGATCCCAGTTCACAATAGCGCTAATCTTCACGATTTTCCATGGAATTGTCGTTATCCAAGGAATAGTGATTGGTTCTTtg GTAATCTGAAATGGTACACAAAGGAAACAGATTCCTCCCTTCCTCGACCAGTGGTCATCTGCGGACCTTCTGGCAGTGGAAAGTCTACTCTTTTGGGAATGTTGATGGCTGAATACAAAGACTGCATTGAATTTAGCATTTCAC ATACTACAAGATCACCAAGACCTGGAGAGAAGCATGGTCAAC attattattttgttgataaatccGAAATTGAAGATGCCATAGCCAGAGGTGGTTTTCTGGAATATACAGAATTTTCGGGCAATTATTATGGAACTTC aaaaagtgagATCAACAGAATTCAGAATAAAGGGAAGTTGTGCTTTTTGGATCTTGAAATTAATGGTGTAAAAAACATAAGGAAGACCAGCCTGAAACCCAGATTCATTTTCATCAAGCCTCCTAGCCTTGAAGTCCTC gaagAGAGATTAAGAGGTAGAAATACAGAAACTGAGGAAAGTCTCAGAAAGCGATTAAACAGAGCTAAAGAAGAGCTTGTTTATG gagAGGCACctggaaattttgattttgtgataGTCAATGATGATGCTGAAAAAGCTTGTGAagagctgaaaaattatttgcgttca GATCTTGAAATGCTGAAGAATCAGAATCAGTAG
- the LOC107449752 gene encoding guanylate kinase isoform X2: protein MMLTKRIYMATCTTLLTTSRDFHSMFWNRRKRQIMSITCNLKWYTKETDSSLPRPVVICGPSGSGKSTLLGMLMAEYKDCIEFSISHTTRSPRPGEKHGQHYYFVDKSEIEDAIARGGFLEYTEFSGNYYGTSKSEINRIQNKGKLCFLDLEINGVKNIRKTSLKPRFIFIKPPSLEVLEERLRGRNTETEESLRKRLNRAKEELVYGEAPGNFDFVIVNDDAEKACEELKNYLRSDLEMLKNQNQ, encoded by the exons ATGATGCTCACTAAAAGAATATATATGGCCACCTGCACAACACTTTTGACAACCTCACGCGATTTCCATTCGATGTTCTGGAACAGAAGAAAAAGGCAAATAATGTCGATAACGT GTAATCTGAAATGGTACACAAAGGAAACAGATTCCTCCCTTCCTCGACCAGTGGTCATCTGCGGACCTTCTGGCAGTGGAAAGTCTACTCTTTTGGGAATGTTGATGGCTGAATACAAAGACTGCATTGAATTTAGCATTTCAC ATACTACAAGATCACCAAGACCTGGAGAGAAGCATGGTCAAC attattattttgttgataaatccGAAATTGAAGATGCCATAGCCAGAGGTGGTTTTCTGGAATATACAGAATTTTCGGGCAATTATTATGGAACTTC aaaaagtgagATCAACAGAATTCAGAATAAAGGGAAGTTGTGCTTTTTGGATCTTGAAATTAATGGTGTAAAAAACATAAGGAAGACCAGCCTGAAACCCAGATTCATTTTCATCAAGCCTCCTAGCCTTGAAGTCCTC gaagAGAGATTAAGAGGTAGAAATACAGAAACTGAGGAAAGTCTCAGAAAGCGATTAAACAGAGCTAAAGAAGAGCTTGTTTATG gagAGGCACctggaaattttgattttgtgataGTCAATGATGATGCTGAAAAAGCTTGTGAagagctgaaaaattatttgcgttca GATCTTGAAATGCTGAAGAATCAGAATCAGTAG